GGATCGCGTGTTTATTCTGGGCTATCCCGGGCGCACTTACCGTCATCGAACCTCAGCCTTCCTGGCCTTTGAATATGAATTCCGTATGCCGTTTGTGGTTGATTGGTATCAGTGGCAAATTGATTTGTTGACGACTTTGGGCAAAGACGACGCCGACCGTTCTTTAAAATTCAGTTCGTGGATTAAAGGTCTGGCTAACACGGAAAAAAATTACCGCGGAAAATTACAGGGCATCCGCCGGATCGGATTGCTCGAACAAAAAAAGAACGAAGAGGAAAAGATTCAGGTCTTCATTGCGGAAAATAATCTAAAAAAATATCAGCATGTTTTGACCGAAATTAAACAGATCTATCATACGTATCGACAAAGCGCCGTGCGAGAGATGTTGCTTTCTTATTTTGGCCGCAGCCCTGTTTTGCCGGCAGTTGCCCGAACTCTGGTTCTGGCTGCCGAAGAACGTCAAAAAGAAGACCTTGAGCGCGAAAGGGCCTTTATGGATCGTAATTTTAAACGTACGCAGACGTACACTCTGTTACGTTTAAAAAATTTTGATAGCCAGGCCGATCAGTTAATTTTGCAAGAATTACTCAAAAAAGCGGCGGCGCTTCCTGAAGATCAGCGGATTTCCGCGCTTCGCTCAATTTTCAAGCTGGATGATGCCGCCGAAACGCGTCAGGTAATATCAGAGGCTTACCGGAAAACGCGTTTAAGCGATCCTGAGTTTGTGAAAACGTGCTTTGCCAAAACGCCGGATGAATTGAAAGCCCTGAACGATCCGTTAATCAACTGGATGCTGGCCCTCAAAGAAGATTACGAAACGTTGAAGAATATTCGCAAAGAGCGAAATGGAAAGTTACGTCGCCTGCGCGCCCTGTGGCTGGAGGCAAAACAGGCCTATCTAAAAACCGATTTCATCCCGGATGCCAACGGCACCTATCGCATGACCTTTGGTTTTATTGAAGGCTACGCGCCGGCAGATGCGGTTTACAAAGCGCCTATCACCACCGGGCGCGGCATTTTAGAAAAACATACCGGCAAATCGCCTTTTGATACGCCGGAAAAATTGCTCGCCCTGCTCAAGGCAAAGCAATTCGGCCCTTTTGTCAGTAAAACGGTTGGCACCCTGCCGGTTGGCATTTTGTACAGTTGCGACACCACCGGCGGCAATTCCGGCAGCCCGGTGCTAAACGCCCGCGGCCAGTTGGTCGGCTTAAATTTTGACCGGGCTTTTGAAGCCACCATTAATGATTACGCATGGAACCACCAATACAGTCGCTCCATTGGCGTGGACATACGTTACATTTTGTTTCTATTAAAGTATTTTTCAGGCGCGGAGCATCTTTTAGAAGAAATGGGCGTGCAGTGAACCAATTTTGCCAATCATCATTAAAAATAAAAAAAGGAATGAACCATGTTTCACTGGAACGTAGATCCGGAAATATTTAGTTACGGAATAATCCATATTCGCTACTACAGTTTGCTGTTTATGGCCGGCTTTGTGGTTGGCATTTACATGTTCAACTGGATTTACAAACGCGAAAACAAGCCGTTACAGGATCTGGATACGCTATTGGTTTACATGTTGGTGGGTACGATTGTGGGCGCCCGGCTGGGCCACTGCATTTTTTACGATTTTACCTATTATTTCAGTCAGCCCATTCGTATTTTAAAGGTCTGGGAGGGCGGTTTGGCCAGCCACGGCGCGGCCATTGGTATTTTGCTGGCCCTTTACCTGTACACTAAAAAGCGGCCGGATCAACCGTTTTTGTGGCTGGTCGATCGCATCGTTATTGCCGTTGCTCTGGCTGGCAGTTTTATCCGCCTGGGGAATTTCTTTAATTCGGAGATTATCGGTCGGCCGACCGACGTGCCGTGGGCCGTTATTTTTGACCGGGTTGACGCCATTCCCCGCCATCCGACGCAGATTTATGAAGCTCTGGCCTATTTTTTGATCTTTCTTTTTCTCTTTTTTAAATACAAGAAATTGGGAGCAAAAACACCGCAGGGACACCTGTTTGGCCTGTTCTTAATTCTGGTTTTTGGATTCAGATTTTTTGTGGAATTTCTAAAAGAAAACCAGTCGGCATTTGAAGCGCAACTCCCTTTGAATATGGGGCAAATTTTGAGCATCCCGCTGGTCATTTTCGGGTTTTATCTGTTGTTGCGTCAGCAAAAACAAAAATCCGGATCAGGGAACGGTAAAAAGGAATGAAAAATTTTGCTCCCCTGTAAAACCAAATGGGAGGAGCCGCCATGTTAAACCAAGTTAAACTGACTATTCTCAGTGAAAACCGGGTGGTTAGCCCGCAACTGGTCGCCGAGCAAGGACTTTCTATTTTTGTCGAAACCCCGGAAGGAAATGTATTATTCGATACGGGTCAGACAGAGGCTTTTATTCACAATGCCAGAATTTTGAATATTTCACTGGAAAAGACGGATTTTGTGGTGCTGAGCCACGGCCATTACGATCACACAGGCGGGTTGCCTTACCTGGCCGAATTTAAAAGCCCGCTACCGGTTATTTGTCACCCGGCGCTTATTAACAAAAAATATCGCGTCTATTCTGCCGGCAATCTGGATATTGGCGTTCCGTGGGAAAAGAACGTTTTAGCGCGCAAGGGCATTGTGTTTCACTTTCATACCCACCCTTATCAAATTTTTACAAATGTCTGGTTCTCTGGCGAAGTTCCGCGCAATAATCAATACGAAACCATCGACGAGGCCTACAAGCAACGAGTGCTGGAAAGTTTAATCCATGATGAACTCCATGATGACGGGTTTTTAGTCATTAATACCGCCAAAGGGGTTATTGTTTTATTGGGTTGCGGCCATGCCGGGCCGGTAAATTCGTTAAAACACGCCATGCGCATTACGGGCAACCGCCATGTGTACGCCCTGATTGGCGGAATGCATCTGAGCTCGGCCGATGAAGAAAAAATCGATTTGATCATTAAAAACATCCACAAAATCAATCCGGATCTGATTGTTCCGCTGCACTGCACGGGCTTTAAAGCAATCCACAAATTTTTTAATACTTTTAAAGACAGAGTACAATTACTAAATGTTGGCGATCAGATTACGGTGTCCTGATTAACAAGAAAGGATTTTAAAGGTCATGGACAAATCTTTGTACAAGCGTCCAAGCTGGGATGAGTACTTTATGCATCTGGTAGATGAAGTGGCTCAGCGCGCCACCTGCGATCGCGGTAAAAGCGGGGCCATTATCGTACGCGACAAGCGCATTTTGTGTACCGGCTATGTGGGTTCGCCTCCGGGATTTGCGCATTGTGATGAGGTGGGCCATCTGCTAAAAAAAGTGATTGACGAAGACGGCACCATCCGCCAGCATTGTGTGCGTACCATTCATGCCGAGCAGAACGCCATTGCTCAGGCCGCGCGTTACGGCATTCCGCTGGAAGGCACCACTCTGTATTGTACCATGGAGCCCTGCCGCGTTTGCGCTATGTTAATTATTAGCGTGGGGATTAAAAAAGTGGTGGCTAAACGGCGCTACCATGCCGGGCAAGAGACCAGAGACCTCTTTAAAAAAGCGGGCATTGAGTTGATCGTTATGGAAAACAAGATCGAAACGTATGAAAATCAATAATTATTGGCAGAGAGGAACAGGGAGCGAGTCTTCAGAAAAGGCAGGTTAAGGCGCTGGATTGAAAACGTTTCACTTTATCTTTGAAGGTGCTTTTGAAGGAACTGGTCTAACTGGTTGGCAAAGTTTTGACGGTCTTTTTGACTTAACGGAGGCGGCCCCGTGCCATTTAAACCGCTACTTCTCAAATCATCCATAAAATTTCGTATCGATAAAAAATAGCCAATATTTTCTTTTGTGTACAATTGGCCCCGGGGATTTAAGGCAAAGCCTTGTTTTTCGATGACTCTGGCTGCCAGCGGAATATCCGCCGTGATTACCATATCTCCTTCAGCCATTTCTTCCACAATGTAACCATCGGCCACATCCAGGCCGCCGGCAACATGTTTAAAAGAGAGGAAGTCGGAGCTCGGGATTTTTAACGGTTGATTGGAAACAAAAATCGTTTTGATTTTGAGGCGATTGGCGGCCCTGTAAATGATTTCCTTCACCGGCCTGGGGCAGGCGTCTGCATCAACCCAAATTTTCATCTTGTGAAATCTGCTTTCCTGAAGTTAAAAAAGCTGTTGAATGTAGGGAAAAACTGCAACACGTTTGGCAAGGTAATTAGGATAATATTATCTGGTTTTAATTTTGTACTTAGCTTTAATTTTTAATTTCATGGTCAACTCCTTTTGTTTTTAATTTCTGGCTAAAACTCGTTAAATCGCAGCCTTTACGCATTGACTGCCATCACAATCTGTTGATTTTGTGATTTTGGTTAAATGGTCGTAAAGAAAAAGTAAAACTTTAAAATTAGAGTCAAAGGTTTGACAAAAGTTACAAAAAGTAATGAGTTCACTCTAAGGCAGCACAGCCGCAACCAAAATCAACCACAACGTGCGCAAAGTAATTTTCTCGCAGATTACGCCAACCATCGCAGAAAATGATTCAACAAACTATTCTGAGGCTAAAGCTAAGCAAATCGGCGCTATTTACGCCCCTTCTCTTTTTTAAAGAGA
This sequence is a window from Caldithrix abyssi DSM 13497. Protein-coding genes within it:
- a CDS encoding S46 family peptidase; its protein translation is MKIRLFGVLLLFTFSLFAEEGMYPITEIHKLNLKKLGIELSADQIFSENEVSLSDAIVQIGGCTGSFISPEGLILTNHHCAFRAIQNISSTENDYLTNGFVAHTLQEERPAKGYTVRITERVEDVSQRVLNAVKHIEDPIEREKAIEKITKQIVKEQEQKHPGKRAAVSEMFPGKTYYLFIYTYLKDVRLVYAPPRSIGEFGGEFDNWEWPRHTGDFTLMRAYVAPDGSPSDYSEENVPYRPKSYLKVAAKGVEEGDRVFILGYPGRTYRHRTSAFLAFEYEFRMPFVVDWYQWQIDLLTTLGKDDADRSLKFSSWIKGLANTEKNYRGKLQGIRRIGLLEQKKNEEEKIQVFIAENNLKKYQHVLTEIKQIYHTYRQSAVREMLLSYFGRSPVLPAVARTLVLAAEERQKEDLERERAFMDRNFKRTQTYTLLRLKNFDSQADQLILQELLKKAAALPEDQRISALRSIFKLDDAAETRQVISEAYRKTRLSDPEFVKTCFAKTPDELKALNDPLINWMLALKEDYETLKNIRKERNGKLRRLRALWLEAKQAYLKTDFIPDANGTYRMTFGFIEGYAPADAVYKAPITTGRGILEKHTGKSPFDTPEKLLALLKAKQFGPFVSKTVGTLPVGILYSCDTTGGNSGSPVLNARGQLVGLNFDRAFEATINDYAWNHQYSRSIGVDIRYILFLLKYFSGAEHLLEEMGVQ
- the lgt gene encoding prolipoprotein diacylglyceryl transferase, which translates into the protein MFHWNVDPEIFSYGIIHIRYYSLLFMAGFVVGIYMFNWIYKRENKPLQDLDTLLVYMLVGTIVGARLGHCIFYDFTYYFSQPIRILKVWEGGLASHGAAIGILLALYLYTKKRPDQPFLWLVDRIVIAVALAGSFIRLGNFFNSEIIGRPTDVPWAVIFDRVDAIPRHPTQIYEALAYFLIFLFLFFKYKKLGAKTPQGHLFGLFLILVFGFRFFVEFLKENQSAFEAQLPLNMGQILSIPLVIFGFYLLLRQQKQKSGSGNGKKE
- a CDS encoding MBL fold metallo-hydrolase, yielding MLNQVKLTILSENRVVSPQLVAEQGLSIFVETPEGNVLFDTGQTEAFIHNARILNISLEKTDFVVLSHGHYDHTGGLPYLAEFKSPLPVICHPALINKKYRVYSAGNLDIGVPWEKNVLARKGIVFHFHTHPYQIFTNVWFSGEVPRNNQYETIDEAYKQRVLESLIHDELHDDGFLVINTAKGVIVLLGCGHAGPVNSLKHAMRITGNRHVYALIGGMHLSSADEEKIDLIIKNIHKINPDLIVPLHCTGFKAIHKFFNTFKDRVQLLNVGDQITVS
- a CDS encoding deoxycytidylate deaminase, with product MDKSLYKRPSWDEYFMHLVDEVAQRATCDRGKSGAIIVRDKRILCTGYVGSPPGFAHCDEVGHLLKKVIDEDGTIRQHCVRTIHAEQNAIAQAARYGIPLEGTTLYCTMEPCRVCAMLIISVGIKKVVAKRRYHAGQETRDLFKKAGIELIVMENKIETYENQ
- a CDS encoding YaiI/YqxD family protein, giving the protein MKIWVDADACPRPVKEIIYRAANRLKIKTIFVSNQPLKIPSSDFLSFKHVAGGLDVADGYIVEEMAEGDMVITADIPLAARVIEKQGFALNPRGQLYTKENIGYFLSIRNFMDDLRSSGLNGTGPPPLSQKDRQNFANQLDQFLQKHLQR